In Schistocerca serialis cubense isolate TAMUIC-IGC-003099 chromosome 3, iqSchSeri2.2, whole genome shotgun sequence, the following proteins share a genomic window:
- the LOC126470694 gene encoding uncharacterized protein LOC126470694 — MLNNAPPGTLGMAASRRWSNAKLSMKFLKHFISIVKLSLGTEVLLIMDNHESHLSPEAINLAKETGIIILTFPPHTSHKLQPLDRTAFDPMKTHYNNACRDWMLSSPRKTVSIYDVSALMGRAFPLVFTTNNKTAGFRFTGSWPFNEEVFREDEFSPAEMTKKPYPGRAGEIQSPE, encoded by the coding sequence ATGTTAAATAATGCACCACCTGGCACTCTTGGTATGGCTGCTTCTCGTAGATGGTCCAATGccaaactttctatgaaatttctaaaacatttcatttccataGTGAAACTCTCTCTGGGCACTGAGGTACTGCTTATTATGGACAACCATGAAAGTCATCTCTCACCGGAAGCAATAAATCTGGCTAAGGAAACTGGTATCATCATTTTGACTTTCCCTCCCCATACCAGCCACAAATTACAGCCATTGGATAGGACCGCCTTTGACCCCATGAAGACACACTATAATAACGCATGCAGGGACTGGATGCTCAGTAGTCCTAGAAAGACagtttctatttatgatgtttctgCACTAATGGGCAGGGCATTTCCTTTGGTTTTCACTACAAACAATAAAACTGCTGGTTTCAGGTTTACTGGCAGCTGGCCATTCAATGAAGAGGTGTTCAGAGAAGATGAATTCTCACCTGCAGAAATGACAAAGAAGCCATATCCTGGAAGAGCTGGTGAAATCCAGTCACCAGAATGA
- the LOC126471529 gene encoding peptidyl-prolyl cis-trans isomerase NIMA-interacting 1-like produces MAERKLPRGWGKYESKRYSRHYYFNVYTRESQWVHPSRCAPRVPGKGPHEIQCSHLLVKHKCSRRPVSWKQEPITRSREEALCLIKYLRQCIQLGKASFSEMAQKYSDCHSAKTGGYLGIFRRGVMEKAFENSAFSLKVGEISEPVFTKSGIHLILRTA; encoded by the coding sequence ATGGCAGAGAGAAAACTACCACGAGGATGGGGAAAGTATGAGAGCAAGAGATATAGCCGgcattattattttaatgtttataCCAGGGAGAGCCAGTGGGTTCATCCAAGCAGATGTGCTCCCCGGGTACCAGGCAAAGGCCCACATGAAATACAGTGCTCTCATTTACTTGTGAAACATAAGTGCTCAAGAAGGCCAGTTTCTTGGAAGCAGGAGCCAATTACACGCTCCAGAGAGGAGGCTCTATGTTTAATAAAGTACTTACGTCAATGTATTCAATTAGGAAAGGCATCATTCTcagaaatggcacaaaaatattCAGACTGCCATTCAGCAAAGACTGGTGGTTACCTGGGGATCTTTCGTCGAGGTGTTATGGAGAAAGCATTTGAAAACAGTGCATTTTCACTTAAAGTAGGTGAGATCAGTGAACCGGTCTTTACCAAATCAGGGATCCATCTGATATTACGTACTGCATAA